One genomic segment of Vespa velutina chromosome 10, iVesVel2.1, whole genome shotgun sequence includes these proteins:
- the LOC124952556 gene encoding centrosomal protein of 290 kDa isoform X2, which translates to MHHAYSSKKGDPLCPLGFHPQVRWPTRCKRCFRDYKDHGEKRGSLRDITSSTPNLSLHSSSERDGKRSWASTTNLTKNDLRSSNLDSSLNSISVSNFSTSTNQLNDISELQKQDIAKDKRHSLIGEKSTSKNQLFDSTSKLQIKEVIKNNGNIAGNDVEFIIQVKKSPTKTVPINEIQRLENGVEESEIKRLRTELNEMKEKCQRLEKEKSEIWLRRLSTMDTISNKTSVSEVIKLEKSIKVLTEEKGILLSKIRDLENEARYKLNRRDTDKTGEDLKSKLKAAETLCESLMDENEDMKKEIRELEEEICEMQDNFREDQANEYTNLRKSLEQSNKNSRILSFKLRKLERTTEQLQKEKNDFEKRLQEVKRIEEMLTKIKNDSKKKTDVKPTEFGTKVQFKKTVDDMQKQIDNIITLCANINDGKEIDIIHEKNNENTMKYDALLRDYELIKQKLEDTSKELMKEKEKGKDKDKDKDKDKDKNREVKVTDDKMNMDFQNMKKKLDYTVTSRETEKKAWEEEKEKLKSELLSLSFEKLKIYKDLEKLKKDTEAIRSSEKEYTNKIKRLETTANDLKKELSQEKKKCSEIQNDLSSCTQREANMTETISTIEQTKNQLDKEAKHLKEELESLRRSSAKQIADLKTELANVKKDKDKLTTQIEKDKSAKESEIISLKSKITSLEKSGLDTTKIKEMKANYSDKILKLTNQIEKMGVDYDKLNEEHKALVVLKEKVEEKNQSVNSILLQYKTDLNNNQTEIKSLQEHIKEKENQWQLEKSIFEKRIQEYEALSHKPLMNDLKTEINSLKKENDVMLQRLENAREINEDLSNKLKDYDAVSKAHQVLSVDTTALESEIQKLRTSLANVEKAKKADIAQFKMHYEHRITAISDEMQSLQNQLSRYKRERDTYKHMLEGAQRTIADLKSVRQRKQSVTNSEKSDEDEESSKANISVLEQQINCMEDELSETKLEYSRLKTSLVSEKSAWNVKLSEMQSRINELEEERILSSGRSKIPGVKVRMELAWQKERKEQQRLLEETATLARDLRQTLFEIERERAKERLENKRKQDQLKKAFDEEKEENKKKLIELQCDLLELRDAHAKLRTSNERMRREKERHEKERQELKNEILHQRELDNNEMKNINMLLRQVDDLQQLFPELNDVYTKEKTEIYTPTPPRRLKGPKSRESSPMLDMKNDIKGSMQQLENRTEKLEYTIRKLMNVAKELKESKKTLDNISAKQLMKLSKRSTSVDNTTRRGTSPNPSKPRLKVKSLSLEQTTGGGSIESQNVWGTDSNMSSLQSLESNPRAFTLQRDSSVDSRLSGDSTKSEMLHREKKYNKGIIGKIRTKLVKSSSVDDANMNLDYRTSGSEMSINENIKEEKKKLKKKLSDMFKRSNRSSSTSRKSESGDSSRPPSRNSITSKT; encoded by the exons ATGCATCACGCATATTCCTCCAAGAAAGGGGATCCTCTTTGCCCTCTTGGTTTTCATCCTCAGGTTCGATGGCCAACGCGATGCAAACGATGCTTCAg gGATTATAAAGATCATGGTGAAAAAAGAGGTAGCTTACGAGACATAACATCATCAACACCTAATCTTTCATTGCATAGTTCGTCAGAACG TGATGGAAAGAGATCCTGGGCATCTACAACAAATTTGACAAAAAATGATCTTCGATCATCTAACTTGGATTCTTCGCTCAATTCTATATCAGTGTCTAACTTCTCTACTAGCACTAATCAGCTTAATGATATCTCAGAATTGCAGAAGCAAGATATTGCAAAAGACAAAAGACATTCTCTAATAGGTGAAAAGTCTACTtctaaaaatcaattatttgatTCTACATCAAAACTACAAATcaaagaagtaataaaaaataatggaaatattgCAGGGAATGATGTTGAATTCATTATTcag GTGAAAAAATCTCCTACAAAAACTGTACCTATAAATGAGATTCAAAGGCTAGAAAATGGTGTGGAAGAG agtGAGATTAAAAGGTTAAGAacagaattaaatgaaatgaaagaaaaatgtcagagattagaaaaagaaaagagcgaAATATGGCTTCGTCGTTTAAGTACTATGGAtacaatatcaaataaaacatCTGTAAGTGaagtaattaaattagaaaaatcaataaaag ttcTTACAGAAGAAAAGGGTAtactattatcaaaaataagagACTTAGAAAATGAAGCACGTTATAAGTTAAATAGACGTGATACAGATAAAACAGGTGAagatttaaaatcaaaattaaaagcaGCAGAAACTCTTTGTGAGTCTTTAATggatgaaaatgaagatatgaaaaaagaaatcagagaattagaagaagaaatatgtgAAATGCAAGATAATTTTAG gGAGGACCAAGCAAATGAGTATACTAACTTACGAAAGTCTTTAGAACagtcaaataaaaatagtcgcatcctttcatttaaattaagaaaattagaaaggaCAACAGAACAAttgcagaaagaaaaaaatgactttgaaaaaagattacaagaa gtAAAAAGAATTGAGGAGatgttaacaaaaataaaaaacgattctaaaaaaaaaacggatgTAAAACCTACAGAATTTGGTACGAAAGTACAGTTTAAAAAAACGGTAGATGATATGCAAAAACAAATAG ataatattattacacttTGTGCTAATATCAAtgatggaaaagaaatagatattattcatgagaaaaataatgagaatacTATGAAATATGATGCTTTACTACGGgattatgaattaataaaacaaaaactgGAAGATACTTCGAAAGAGttaatgaaggaaaaagaaaaaggaaaagacaaagacaaagataaagacaaagacaaagataaGAATCGTGAAGTGAAAGTAACAgacgataaaatgaatatggATTTCCAAAAta tgaaaaaaaaattggattatACTGTAACATctagagagacagaaaaaaaggcatgggaagaagaaaaagaaaaattaaaatcagaattattatcattatcttttgaaaaacttaaaatttataaggacttggaaaaactaaaaaaagataCTG AAGCCATAAGATCCTCAGAGAAAGAGTATACAAACAAGATCAAAAGACTAGAGACAACAgctaatgatttaaaaaaagaattatctcaagagaaaaaaaaatgcagtgaaatacaaaatgatttatcatCATGTACTCAACGGGAAGCAAATATGACAGAAACAATATCAACT ATAGAACAGACTAAAAATCAACTTGATAAAGAAGCAAaacatttaaaagaagaattggAAAGTCTTAGGCGTTCATCTGCAAAACAAATAGCAGATTTGAAAACTGAGCTTGCTAAtgttaagaaagataaagacaaATTAACCActcaaatagaaaaagataaatctgCAAAAGAATCTGAAATTATATCTCTTAAAAGCAAAATAACGTCTCTAGAAAAAAGTGGCTTAGATACTActaaaatcaaagaaatgaaagcaaattattctgataaaattttaa AACTCAcaaatcaaattgaaaaaatgggTGTAGactatgataaattaaatgaagaaCATAAAGCATTAGtagttttaaaagaaaaggttGAAGAGAAGAATCAATCTGTAAATAG TATATTATTGCAGTACAAGactgatttaaataataatcaaacagaaataaaatcaCTTCAAGaacatataaaagagaaagaaaatcaatggcaattagaaaaatctatttttgag aaacgTATACAAGAATACGAAGCATTATCCCACAAGCCTTTAATGAATGATCTAAAAACTGAAATTAATAgcttgaaaaaagagaatgatgtAATGTTGCAAAGATTAGAAAATGCGAGAGAAATA aacGAAGatttaagtaataaattaaaagattacgATGCTGTATCGAAAGCTCACCAAGTTTTATCAGTTGATACAACGGCACTTGAAtcagaaatacaaaaattaagaACTAGTCTAGCCAATGTtgagaaagcaaagaaagcaGATATAGCACAATTTAAAATGCATTATGAACACAGAATTACAGCAATTAGTGATGAAATGCAATCATTACAAAATCAATTGTCACGTTATAAACGTGAACGAGACACATATAAGCATATGTTAGAAGGTGCCCAAAGAACAATAGCAGATCTAAAATCGGTTAGACAACGTAAACAATCTGTTACAAATTCTGAAAAATCAGATGAA gaTGAAGAATCTTCTAAGGCTAATATTTCAGTTTTAGAGCAACAAATTAATTGCATGGAAGATGAACTTTCAGAAACAAAACTTGAATATTCCAGATTAAAGACTTCATTAGTTTCAGAGAAATCAGCTTGGAATGTAAAATTATCTGAGATGCAATCTCGAATTAATGAA cTTGAAGAAGAACGCATTCTTTCTAGTGGACGATCCAAAATTCCAGGCGTAAAAGTACGCATGGAACTCGCTtggcagaaagaaagaaaggaacaacaAAGATTATTAGAAGAAACAGCTACTCTTGCAAGAGATTTAAGGCAAACTTTGTTCGAG aTTGAAAGAGAACGTGCTAAGGAACgccttgaaaataaaagaaagcaagatCAGTTAAAGAAAGCTtttgacgaagaaaaagaagaaaacaagaaaaaattaatagaa ttACAATGTGATTTATTGGAATTACGGGATGCTCATGCTAAATTAAGAACAAGTAACGAGAGAATGAGACGTGAAAAAGAACGTcatgaaaaggaaagacaagaattgaaaaatgaaatattacatcAACGAGaattagataataacgaaatgaaaaatattaatatgttgtTAAGACAAGTAGATGATCTTCAGCAACTATTTCCAGAATTAAATGATGtgtatacaaaagaaaaaacagaaatatacacaccaacaccaccaagaagattaaaa gGTCCTAAATCGAGAGAATCATCACCTATGCttgatatgaaaaatgatattaaag GTTCTATGCAGCAATTGGAAAATAGAACAGAAAAATTGGAATATACTATAAGGAAATTAATGAATGTAGCAAAAGAGCTTAAAGAATCTAAGAAAACATTGGATAATATAAGTGCAAAACAGTTGATGAAGCTTAGTAAGAG atcaACATCTGTAGATAATACAACAAGAAGAGGTACGAGTCCAAATCCTTCCAAACCACGTTTGAAAGTGAAAAGTTTATCTTTAGAGCAAACAACAGGGGGAGGAAGCATAGAG tcCCAAAATGTTTGGGGTACTGATAGTAACATGTCCAGTCTACAATCATTGGAATCCAATCCACGAGCATTTACTTTACAAAGGGATTCTAGTGTGGATAg tcGTTTATCTGGTGACTCTACAAAAAGTGAAATGttacatagagagaaaaaatacaataaaggTATAATTGGAAAAATCAGAACTAAACTGGTTAAATCTAGCAGTGTTGACGATGCAAACATGAATTTAGACTATCGA ACCTCAGGCTCTGAAATGagcattaatgaaaatattaaagaagaaaaaaaaaagttaaaaaagaaattatcggaTATGTTTAAAAGAAGCAATAGAAGTAGCAg TACCAGTAGGAAATCTGAAAGTGGAGACTCTAGCAGACCACCGTCAAGAAATTCAATAacatcaaaaacataa
- the LOC124952556 gene encoding centrosomal protein of 290 kDa isoform X1: MHHAYSSKKGDPLCPLGFHPQVRWPTRCKRCFRDYKDHGEKRGSLRDITSSTPNLSLHSSSERDGKRSWASTTNLTKNDLRSSNLDSSLNSISVSNFSTSTNQLNDISELQKQDIAKDKRHSLIGEKSTSKNQLFDSTSKLQIKEVIKNNGNIAGNDVEFIIQVKKSPTKTVPINEIQRLENGVEESEIKRLRTELNEMKEKCQRLEKEKSEIWLRRLSTMDTISNKTSVSEVIKLEKSIKVLTEEKGILLSKIRDLENEARYKLNRRDTDKTGEDLKSKLKAAETLCESLMDENEDMKKEIRELEEEICEMQDNFREDQANEYTNLRKSLEQSNKNSRILSFKLRKLERTTEQLQKEKNDFEKRLQEVKRIEEMLTKIKNDSKKKTDVKPTEFGTKVQFKKTVDDMQKQIDNIITLCANINDGKEIDIIHEKNNENTMKYDALLRDYELIKQKLEDTSKELMKEKEKGKDKDKDKDKDKDKNREVKVTDDKMNMDFQNMKKKLDYTVTSRETEKKAWEEEKEKLKSELLSLSFEKLKIYKDLEKLKKDTEAIRSSEKEYTNKIKRLETTANDLKKELSQEKKKCSEIQNDLSSCTQREANMTETISTIEQTKNQLDKEAKHLKEELESLRRSSAKQIADLKTELANVKKDKDKLTTQIEKDKSAKESEIISLKSKITSLEKSGLDTTKIKEMKANYSDKILKLTNQIEKMGVDYDKLNEEHKALVVLKEKVEEKNQSVNSILLQYKTDLNNNQTEIKSLQEHIKEKENQWQLEKSIFEKRIQEYEALSHKPLMNDLKTEINSLKKENDVMLQRLENAREINEDLSNKLKDYDAVSKAHQVLSVDTTALESEIQKLRTSLANVEKAKKADIAQFKMHYEHRITAISDEMQSLQNQLSRYKRERDTYKHMLEGAQRTIADLKSVRQRKQSVTNSEKSDEDEESSKANISVLEQQINCMEDELSETKLEYSRLKTSLVSEKSAWNVKLSEMQSRINELEEERILSSGRSKIPGVKVRMELAWQKERKEQQRLLEETATLARDLRQTLFEIERERAKERLENKRKQDQLKKAFDEEKEENKKKLIELQCDLLELRDAHAKLRTSNERMRREKERHEKERQELKNEILHQRELDNNEMKNINMLLRQVDDLQQLFPELNDVYTKEKTEIYTPTPPRRLKGPKSRESSPMLDMKNDIKGSMQQLENRTEKLEYTIRKLMNVAKELKESKKTLDNISAKQLMKLSKRSTSVDNTTRRGTSPNPSKPRLKVKSLSLEQTTGGGSIESQNVWGTDSNMSSLQSLESNPRAFTLQRDSSVDSRLSGDSTKSEMLHREKKYNKGIIGKIRTKLVKSSSVDDANMNLDYRQTSGSEMSINENIKEEKKKLKKKLSDMFKRSNRSSSTSRKSESGDSSRPPSRNSITSKT; the protein is encoded by the exons ATGCATCACGCATATTCCTCCAAGAAAGGGGATCCTCTTTGCCCTCTTGGTTTTCATCCTCAGGTTCGATGGCCAACGCGATGCAAACGATGCTTCAg gGATTATAAAGATCATGGTGAAAAAAGAGGTAGCTTACGAGACATAACATCATCAACACCTAATCTTTCATTGCATAGTTCGTCAGAACG TGATGGAAAGAGATCCTGGGCATCTACAACAAATTTGACAAAAAATGATCTTCGATCATCTAACTTGGATTCTTCGCTCAATTCTATATCAGTGTCTAACTTCTCTACTAGCACTAATCAGCTTAATGATATCTCAGAATTGCAGAAGCAAGATATTGCAAAAGACAAAAGACATTCTCTAATAGGTGAAAAGTCTACTtctaaaaatcaattatttgatTCTACATCAAAACTACAAATcaaagaagtaataaaaaataatggaaatattgCAGGGAATGATGTTGAATTCATTATTcag GTGAAAAAATCTCCTACAAAAACTGTACCTATAAATGAGATTCAAAGGCTAGAAAATGGTGTGGAAGAG agtGAGATTAAAAGGTTAAGAacagaattaaatgaaatgaaagaaaaatgtcagagattagaaaaagaaaagagcgaAATATGGCTTCGTCGTTTAAGTACTATGGAtacaatatcaaataaaacatCTGTAAGTGaagtaattaaattagaaaaatcaataaaag ttcTTACAGAAGAAAAGGGTAtactattatcaaaaataagagACTTAGAAAATGAAGCACGTTATAAGTTAAATAGACGTGATACAGATAAAACAGGTGAagatttaaaatcaaaattaaaagcaGCAGAAACTCTTTGTGAGTCTTTAATggatgaaaatgaagatatgaaaaaagaaatcagagaattagaagaagaaatatgtgAAATGCAAGATAATTTTAG gGAGGACCAAGCAAATGAGTATACTAACTTACGAAAGTCTTTAGAACagtcaaataaaaatagtcgcatcctttcatttaaattaagaaaattagaaaggaCAACAGAACAAttgcagaaagaaaaaaatgactttgaaaaaagattacaagaa gtAAAAAGAATTGAGGAGatgttaacaaaaataaaaaacgattctaaaaaaaaaacggatgTAAAACCTACAGAATTTGGTACGAAAGTACAGTTTAAAAAAACGGTAGATGATATGCAAAAACAAATAG ataatattattacacttTGTGCTAATATCAAtgatggaaaagaaatagatattattcatgagaaaaataatgagaatacTATGAAATATGATGCTTTACTACGGgattatgaattaataaaacaaaaactgGAAGATACTTCGAAAGAGttaatgaaggaaaaagaaaaaggaaaagacaaagacaaagataaagacaaagacaaagataaGAATCGTGAAGTGAAAGTAACAgacgataaaatgaatatggATTTCCAAAAta tgaaaaaaaaattggattatACTGTAACATctagagagacagaaaaaaaggcatgggaagaagaaaaagaaaaattaaaatcagaattattatcattatcttttgaaaaacttaaaatttataaggacttggaaaaactaaaaaaagataCTG AAGCCATAAGATCCTCAGAGAAAGAGTATACAAACAAGATCAAAAGACTAGAGACAACAgctaatgatttaaaaaaagaattatctcaagagaaaaaaaaatgcagtgaaatacaaaatgatttatcatCATGTACTCAACGGGAAGCAAATATGACAGAAACAATATCAACT ATAGAACAGACTAAAAATCAACTTGATAAAGAAGCAAaacatttaaaagaagaattggAAAGTCTTAGGCGTTCATCTGCAAAACAAATAGCAGATTTGAAAACTGAGCTTGCTAAtgttaagaaagataaagacaaATTAACCActcaaatagaaaaagataaatctgCAAAAGAATCTGAAATTATATCTCTTAAAAGCAAAATAACGTCTCTAGAAAAAAGTGGCTTAGATACTActaaaatcaaagaaatgaaagcaaattattctgataaaattttaa AACTCAcaaatcaaattgaaaaaatgggTGTAGactatgataaattaaatgaagaaCATAAAGCATTAGtagttttaaaagaaaaggttGAAGAGAAGAATCAATCTGTAAATAG TATATTATTGCAGTACAAGactgatttaaataataatcaaacagaaataaaatcaCTTCAAGaacatataaaagagaaagaaaatcaatggcaattagaaaaatctatttttgag aaacgTATACAAGAATACGAAGCATTATCCCACAAGCCTTTAATGAATGATCTAAAAACTGAAATTAATAgcttgaaaaaagagaatgatgtAATGTTGCAAAGATTAGAAAATGCGAGAGAAATA aacGAAGatttaagtaataaattaaaagattacgATGCTGTATCGAAAGCTCACCAAGTTTTATCAGTTGATACAACGGCACTTGAAtcagaaatacaaaaattaagaACTAGTCTAGCCAATGTtgagaaagcaaagaaagcaGATATAGCACAATTTAAAATGCATTATGAACACAGAATTACAGCAATTAGTGATGAAATGCAATCATTACAAAATCAATTGTCACGTTATAAACGTGAACGAGACACATATAAGCATATGTTAGAAGGTGCCCAAAGAACAATAGCAGATCTAAAATCGGTTAGACAACGTAAACAATCTGTTACAAATTCTGAAAAATCAGATGAA gaTGAAGAATCTTCTAAGGCTAATATTTCAGTTTTAGAGCAACAAATTAATTGCATGGAAGATGAACTTTCAGAAACAAAACTTGAATATTCCAGATTAAAGACTTCATTAGTTTCAGAGAAATCAGCTTGGAATGTAAAATTATCTGAGATGCAATCTCGAATTAATGAA cTTGAAGAAGAACGCATTCTTTCTAGTGGACGATCCAAAATTCCAGGCGTAAAAGTACGCATGGAACTCGCTtggcagaaagaaagaaaggaacaacaAAGATTATTAGAAGAAACAGCTACTCTTGCAAGAGATTTAAGGCAAACTTTGTTCGAG aTTGAAAGAGAACGTGCTAAGGAACgccttgaaaataaaagaaagcaagatCAGTTAAAGAAAGCTtttgacgaagaaaaagaagaaaacaagaaaaaattaatagaa ttACAATGTGATTTATTGGAATTACGGGATGCTCATGCTAAATTAAGAACAAGTAACGAGAGAATGAGACGTGAAAAAGAACGTcatgaaaaggaaagacaagaattgaaaaatgaaatattacatcAACGAGaattagataataacgaaatgaaaaatattaatatgttgtTAAGACAAGTAGATGATCTTCAGCAACTATTTCCAGAATTAAATGATGtgtatacaaaagaaaaaacagaaatatacacaccaacaccaccaagaagattaaaa gGTCCTAAATCGAGAGAATCATCACCTATGCttgatatgaaaaatgatattaaag GTTCTATGCAGCAATTGGAAAATAGAACAGAAAAATTGGAATATACTATAAGGAAATTAATGAATGTAGCAAAAGAGCTTAAAGAATCTAAGAAAACATTGGATAATATAAGTGCAAAACAGTTGATGAAGCTTAGTAAGAG atcaACATCTGTAGATAATACAACAAGAAGAGGTACGAGTCCAAATCCTTCCAAACCACGTTTGAAAGTGAAAAGTTTATCTTTAGAGCAAACAACAGGGGGAGGAAGCATAGAG tcCCAAAATGTTTGGGGTACTGATAGTAACATGTCCAGTCTACAATCATTGGAATCCAATCCACGAGCATTTACTTTACAAAGGGATTCTAGTGTGGATAg tcGTTTATCTGGTGACTCTACAAAAAGTGAAATGttacatagagagaaaaaatacaataaaggTATAATTGGAAAAATCAGAACTAAACTGGTTAAATCTAGCAGTGTTGACGATGCAAACATGAATTTAGACTATCGA CAGACCTCAGGCTCTGAAATGagcattaatgaaaatattaaagaagaaaaaaaaaagttaaaaaagaaattatcggaTATGTTTAAAAGAAGCAATAGAAGTAGCAg TACCAGTAGGAAATCTGAAAGTGGAGACTCTAGCAGACCACCGTCAAGAAATTCAATAacatcaaaaacataa